Below is a window of Mycolicibacterium chitae DNA.
CCGTGCGGTACTTCTACGACACCGAGTTCATCGAGGACGGCCGCACCATCGAGCTGGTCTCGATCGGGGTGGTCGCCGAGGATGGCCGCGAATACTACGCGGTGTCAACCGAATTCGACGCCGCGCAGGCCGGCAACTGGGTGCGCAAGCATGTGCTGCCCAAGCTGCCGCCGCCGTCGTCGCAGCTGTGGCGGTCGCGCCGGCGCATCCGCGAGGACCTCGAGGAGTTCTTCGGGATCGGCGGTGCCGAACCGATCGAGCTGTGGGCCTGGGTGGCCGCCTACGACCACGTCGCGCTGTGTCAGCTGTGGGGGCCGATGACCAGTCTGCCGACGCAGATCCCGCGGTTCACCCGGGAGTTGCGGCAATTCTGGGAGGACCGCGGCAGCCCGCGGATGCCGCCGCGGCCGGCCGACACCCACGACGCCCTGGTGGACGCGCGCGACCACCTGCGACGGTTT
It encodes the following:
- a CDS encoding polyadenylate-specific 3'-exoribonuclease AS, which codes for MRYFYDTEFIEDGRTIELVSIGVVAEDGREYYAVSTEFDAAQAGNWVRKHVLPKLPPPSSQLWRSRRRIREDLEEFFGIGGAEPIELWAWVAAYDHVALCQLWGPMTSLPTQIPRFTRELRQFWEDRGSPRMPPRPADTHDALVDARDHLRRFSLIVEQTGPPAAG